The window CGTTCTCGGGGGTGAGTCCGCCCGCGAGGATCAGCGGCGACTCGAGGTCGGCGGCGGCCGCTTTCGTTCGCTCCCAGTCGTGGGTCTCGCCGGTGCCGCCCCCGCCCTCCTCGTCGACCGTATCGACGAGCAGCCCGTCGACGATCTCGTCGTAGCGCTTGACGTCCGCGACCTCGTCGGAATCGATCGCGAGCAATACGTCGGCGTCGGTATCCGATTTCAGGCGCTCGAGCAGGTCCCGATCCGCGTCGCCGTGGAGCTGGATCGCGTCGGGGCCGACGTCTGCGACCAGTTCCACCGCGCGGTCGGGGTCCGAGGCCATCGTCACCAGCACGGTCGTCGCGAACGGCGGCGCGCTCGCAACGAGGTCGCGAGCGCGCTCGACCGACACCTCGCGGGGCGTGTCGACCGGCACGTCGCAGATGATGCCGACGGCGTCGGCGCCGGCGTCGACGGCCGTCTCGAGGTCGGCCTCGTTCGTGAGGCCGCAGACCTTCACGCGCGTCGCGGGCATCGATTCAGGCCTCCGGTTCCGCTTCCGGCTCGGGCTCGGGCTCGGTCCCGTGCCGGAGATCCTCGAGCTTCGCCGCCGCGTCGCCCGATTCGATCGCCTCGAGTGCAGCGTCGGCACCCGCCTCGAGCGAGTCGGCCTCGTCGGCGACGTAGATGGCCGCCCCGGCGTTCGCGAGGATGACGTCCTGCTTCGCACCCGTTACGTCGCCCTCGACGATGCCGCGCATGTCGTCGGCGTTCTCCTCGGGGGACCCGCCGGCGATGTCCGCGATGTCGTGTTCCGCGAGTCCGAGGTCCGCGGGCTCGACCGTGTACTCCTCGACGGCCTCGCCGTCGACCTCCGCGACGCGGGTCTCGCCGTGGATGGCGATCTCGTCGGTGCCCGAACCGTGGACGACCAGCGCGCGCTCGACGTCCATCCGCGAGAGGGCGTCCGCCAGAACGGGGACGAGGTCGGGATCGTAGACGCCGACGACCTGCGCGTCCGCGCCGGCGGGATTCGTCAGCGGGCCGAGCACGTTGAAGATCGTCCGCATGCCGAGTTCCTTGCGCGGGCCGATGACGGCCTTCATCGCCGGGTGGAACACCGGCGCGAGCATGAACCCGATGCCGTCGTCCTCGATTGCCTCCTCGACGGCCGGCGGCTCGGCCTCGACGTTGACGCCGACCTCCTCGAGCACGTCCGCGCTGCCGGACGAGGAGGAGACGGAGTAGTTGCCGTGCTTGGCGACCGGCACGCCGGCGCCGGCGGCGACGATCGCGCTCGTCGTCGAGACGTTGATCGTGTCGTAGTCGTCTCCGCCCGTGCCGCAGGTGTCGACCAGCGGCTCGCGGTCGGGCGAAATCGTCCGCGCGGCCTCGCGCATGCCCTGTGCGAAGCCGGCGATCTCGGCCTCCGTCTCGCCTTTCGCCCGCAGCGCGGCCAGCAGCGCGCCGATCTGCGCTTCGGTCGCTCCCTCGAAAACAGCCGTGGAGGCCGCTCGAGCGTCTTCCTGTGTCAGATCCTCGCCCTCGGTCACGCGTTCGACGTACTCCTTCATAGTGGACACCAATGTACGTAGTTGTCTTACAATGCTCAAATCAGTACATCAACTTAAGCGTATCGGAGGTGAGGGTGCGTGGGGCCGACTCGCGTACGGCGTCCGATTCGAAACCTTCAATTATGGTGGCCAGCAACCAATGAGTGCAGACGACGTGGCGACGCGCGCCACGAGGTAAGCAAAACCAGGCGGGTTGGTGGTCTAGTCTGGTTATGACACCTCCTTGACATGGAGGAGGCCGGCAGTTCAAATCTGCCCCAACCCATTTTTGACGACACAATACCGACGAGCGAAGCGAGGAGTTCGTGTCGTCCAAAATTGTTACGAGTAGTTTGAACCAGCCGAGACGCGCGCAGCCATGCGAGCACGTCTCGGCGTAGTTCAAATCTGTCCCAACCCATTTTTCGAGCGACATAACAGGAGAGGATAACGACGGACGTGTCGCTCGAAGGGTCGTTCTCGGACCCTAGCCTGGACTGCCACAATTACTATCTTAGTCGCCCGCACTGGTACGTCCATGCTCGAGAACGTTCTCCTCGCGTTAATATTTGCAAGCGCGGGGATCGGCTTTCTACTCGGGCACGTCGCTTGGAGACGGACCGAGGTTCCGGGCGGACGCACGTATGCCGTCCACATGGTCGTACACGGACTGTGGTCGCTGTTCTACGGCGGTCAGCTCGCCAGCGACTCTGCGACGGGGATGGCGGTGTTCGACGCGGCGACGGCGACCGCCTCCGTCTTCGCGGCGTTCACGTGGCTCGTCTTCGTCCTCGAGTACACCGGCCGGACCGAGTGGCTGTCGCCTCGTCGGCTCGCCCCGATGTTCGCACAGCCCGCCGCGTACGCCGCGCTGTACGTTACCAATCCCGTCCACGGACTCGTCTACGACGCCGTGACCGTCGAGCGAGGCTGGGGGGTTTCGTACGTCGTCGTCGAGGGATCGTCGCTGTTCTACTTGCAGATCCTCGTCATCTACACGGTACTGGCCGTCGGAGTCGCCCTGCTCGGCTCGTTCGTCCTCCGCTCGCGGAACCTCTACCGGCGGCAGACGGCGACCATCCTCATCGCGGCGCTGGTGGTCATCGCCGGCAATCTCCTGTGGGTCGCGAGCCTCGAGGGCGGGGAAAACGGGCTTGACCTGACGCCGCTTTTCTTCGGCGTGAACGGGATCGTCATCGGGTGGGCGCTGTTCCGGTACGACTTCCTCAACCTGGTACCGGTCGCCGCGGACACGCTGATCGAAGCGATGGACGATCCGGTGCTCGTCTTCGACGACGAGCGGCGACTGATCGACTACAACCGGAGTGCCCAGGCCGTCTTCTCGCTCGAGGACGACGACTTCGAGGAGCCGATCGAGCCACTCCTCGCGGACGTCGACGCGGAGACGGAACGATCGGTTCGGGTCACCGGCGGATCGATCGAGCGAAACGACGGGGACGACGCGATCGAACCGGAGCGCGGAGACGCCGTCTACCAGCCGAGCCGAACGGCGCTCACGGACCACCGTGACGTGACCCGCGGTGAACTGATCGTGTTCCGGGATGTCACCGCCCAGAAACGACGCGAGGCCGATCTCGAGGAGCTACAGGCGGGCACGCGGGACCTCATGGAAGCGGAAACGAGAGAGGCGGTCGCCGCGGCGACGATGGAGAAGGCCCGATCGATCCTCGGTGACCCGTTCGTCGGCGTGCTTCTGTACGACGACGAGCGGGAGGAACTGGTCTCGGCGAGCCTTTCCGACGAAACGTATCTGGAACTCGAGGACAAGGAGATGTGCGTCGACGGCGGGATCGTCTGGGAGACGTACGAGCGCGGGGAGACGAGGATCCTCGGGCGCGACGCACTCGGGCGCGGACAGTACGCGCACCTCCCACTCGAGGCAGTGTTGCTGTACCCGCTGGCCGACCACGGCGTCATCGGTGTAGGGATCGAAGAGGGAGCCGACGTGGCGTTTTCCGACGACGACGTCCGCTTGATCGAGATCCTGGGACTGACTGCCGAAGCGGCGATGGACAGAGCTGCGCGCGAGGAGGAACTCGAGGCCCGCCGCGCCGAACTGGCAGAGCGCAACGAACGACTCGACGAGTTCGCGAACGTCGTCTCCCACGACCTTCGGAACCCGCTGAACACCGCCGACGGCTACCTCGAGTTGGCTCGGTCGGCGTCGACGGGCGGGGACGAACACTTCGATCGAATCGAGAGCGCGCACGCCCGCATGAAGAGACTGATCGACGACGTGTTGACCCTCGCCAGGCAGGGTACCGACGTAACCGATCCCGATCCGGTGGCGGTTGCGGACGCCGCCCGGGCCGCCTGGGGGACGGCCGGAGCGCAGGAGGGACACCTCGAAGTCGAGATCGACGCCGTCGTCCGCGCCGACGAACAGCGGCTTCGGACCGTCTTCGAGAACCTCTTTCGAAACGCCCGTGAACATGCCGGCGAGCAGGCGACGGTCACGGTCGGTGCAGACGAGGACCGACTCTTCGTCGCAGACGACGGGCCGGGAATCGACCCCGACCGGTGCGAGGAGGTCTTCGAGCGTGGGTACTCGACGCGGGCCGACGGGACCGGATTCGGACTCAGCATCGTCGAGCGGATCGCGACCGCCCACGGCTGGACGATCTCGGTTGGCGAGAGCGCGGCAGGCGGTGCCGTGTTCACGTTCCACGGGGTGGAGTTCGAGGACTGACCGACGGCTGCCGGCGGATTGCCATTCCGTCCCACGGACTCGAGAGACCGAACGGTAGAAATGCACGAATCGACTGGACCGGTGTATGGAGGTCGTAAGCCGGTTGCTGGCGCTGCTCGTGTTGTTGCTGCTCGGGGCCGGCCTGCGCACGACCGGCATCCTGAACACGAGGCGGACGGCCACGCTGAACGCCGTCGCGTACTACGTGGCCCTGCCGGCGCTGATCTTCGTCTCGACGTACGACCGCGATATCGGCGAACTGCTGTCGCCGGCGCTGCTCGGCGGCTTGCTCTTCGTCCTCTTTGCGACGGCCGGGATCGCCTGGCTCGTCCACCGCAATCGGTCGTCGACGCCGCGACGCAGCGTCGCGATCGTCCAGTCGTACCACTCGAACCTCGGCTACCTCGGACTCCCGTTGGTGGCCGCGACATTCAACGACGACGTGACCGCGATCGCCAGCGTCGTCCTCGGCGTCGTCACGCTGACGCAGTTACCGCTGACGATCGTCGTCCTCTCGACGCTCAATGGCGCCGGCGCCGCGATCGGGGACGAGATCCGCGGGCTCGCGACCAACCCCGTCTTGGCGGCGCTGGTCGGCGGACTCGCGGTCGGTTCCGTCGGCATCTCGATTCCCGGTCCGGCCGCGACCGGGCTGGACGTGCTCGGGATGCTGTCGCTGCCGCTGGCGCTGCTCTGCGTCGGCGCGTCGCTGCAGGTCGATCTCCCGTCGGTCGACCTCGGCGCAACCGGGTCCGTGATCGCGCTCAAGATCGTCTGTATGCCCGCCATCGCGTGGCTCGTCTTCTCCGTACTCGCCGTCGATGCGACGACGCTCACGGCAACCGTCGTGATGCTCGGAACGCCGTCGGCGGTCTCGACGTTCGTCTTCGCGACCGAACTCGGCGGCGATAAGGAGTTCGCGTCGCTGAACGTCTTTCTGACGACGCTGGTCTCGATCGCGACGCTGTTCGTACTGATTACGTTCGTGGGCTAACGAGCGAACTGGTGGGGTTCTTCGGGCTCGAGGTCGGATTCCAAAGACCGTTGCCGATCGGTACTACTCCCGCGATCCGGAGACGAAACCCGTGAGAAGAGCCCACTGACTGGAGTCGCGTCTATGAGAAGAATCGCTTGAGACGACTGAGAATGCCGCCCTCGCCCTGCTCGTCATCGGTCCCGTCGTCCGTGCCGCTCGAGTCGCCGGTTCCACCGGTGTCCGTCCCGGTATTCCCGTCGATCGACCCGGCGAGCGGCCCGGCGGTGGAACTCGTTGCGGGTCCGCTGACCTCCGCTGCGCCGGTCTCTAAGTCGTCCATCGAGAGGTCGACGTCGTCGATTTCGGGCGTCGATTCGCGCCCGTCGCCGGCTTCGGCGGCTCGAACGTCGGCGCCGGTGACGTCGCCGCGTTCGATACGGGCGGCGAGGTCTTCCTCGGCGCCGTTCTCGGTATCTGCCGCAGCCCCGTCCTGCGGCTGCGGATCGTCGGTCTCGAGTTCGGTCGATTCGTCGTCGCCGTTGTCCCCGTTCTCTTCGGACGACGGCTCCACGTCCTGAACCGGCGTTGCACTCGAGTCGTCGCCGGCCGTTGTCGATTCGGATTTCACATCCGCTTCATCGCTGGCGCCTGTCTCTGCGGTCGTTCCTTCGGGCTCAGACGCAGGATCCGGAACCGCAGTTCCGGTCTCGATCTGTGGCGCCGGGACGTCGTCCTCGTCGAATTCGGCTGTAACCGACTCGAGAGGATCCGAGTCGGATTCGACGGTCGTGGTGGTTGCAGCGGCGCCGCTCGAGTTCGAACCGGCGTCCGCGGCATCGGTCGTCGAGTCGTCGTCAGCGTCGGCCTTCGACCCAGTATCGGTGTCGTCGAGCGACGCGAGAATGTCGTCGACGCTCTTGTCCGAGACGACGCGGCGAGGGCCGCCGCCGGGCTCGAGACTGTCGGTCTCGTCGACGTGGCCCCGCTCGTCCTCGTCCTCGCCCCCGTCGCCGTCGGGGGCCGGTTCGTCGTCCCCCGACGGGCGTGATTGCTCGTTGCTCATTGTGGGGCTCTGGCGGTGCCGAGACCATAATCTTTCTCCCGTCGGCGCGTGAAAACGAGTCGACGTATTTCGCGGGATCGGCGGTCACTCGGCCAGGGCCGGCCGCGCCCGAACGACGTTGAGGACGGCGCCCAGCAGCAGGATGATCCCGGCGAAGTAGAGCCAGGTGACGAACAGCAACACGGCGCCGACGGCGCCGTAGGCCTGGTACTGCCCGGCGTTAGCCGCGTAGATCTGGAAGCCGATCTGGAGGATCGTCCAGCCGACAGCCGCGAAGACCGTCCCCGGCCAGATCTCGCCGATTGCGACCGGGACCGGCGGCAACACGTAGTAGATCGGCAGAAAAACCAACACGAGTCCGAGCAATAGCGTCACCCAGCTCAGCGTGTCGGCGAAGGGAACGGCGTCGGCCGCGATGCTGAGAACGGCACCGATCGCGAGCATCAACGCGAGCGCGCCCGTCCCCGCGAAGATCACGGTGAGACCGTCGCGGATCTGGTCGAGCAGCGAGTCGTCCGCGACCTCGTCGTAGACCATATCGAAGGCGAGACTGAGGCCGCGAAAGACCTTGAGCGCACCCCAGGTCGCGACGACGAGCGCGACGACGGTCGCCTCAGCGCGCCCCGATTCGGCCGAGAGAGCATTGATGACGAGCGTTTCGCCGGCCTCCGGCAGGAAATCGCCGGCGACCAGAATCAGGCGTTCGGCCGCGTTCTCGCCGCCGACCAGCGACCCGACGACGAGCGCGAGCAACACCATCGGAATCAGCGAGACGAACGCGTAGTAGGCGAAACCCGCCGCGAGAAAGGTGATCTCGCGGTCGCTCGCCGTCCGGTAGATCGCGGTGAGTGTCTCCCTCGCGTCCATGTCGATGTCCCCGACTACGGAGGGCAGCCCAAAGAACCTCGGACTCGTTCGCAGCGAGTGTACCCGGAGCGATCGGTAGTCCCTCACCAGGTGAGACAGAAGTTGTGCGACGCATAGACCGCGCCGTCGTCGCCGACGTAGACGCCGACGCCGCCTCGGTCCCAGCCGTGGTCGCCGTGTTCCTCGAGGATGGCCTCCCGATGGGCGGTGGAGTTCATCCACTGGTTGACCAGCCCGGTCGCGAGCCGTTCGGCGGTCCGGTACTCGACGACTTCGTTGCCGCCGGGTCGCTCGACCGGTCTGTCGACCCACGTCAGCGCGATGTTCTCGCCGTAGGCGCGACAGTAGTCGTCGACCTCAGTAAAGCGGTCGTGCGGCCCCTGGCCATCGGGATTCGTGTGTGCGAAGTAGTCCCGCTGGGCCATGTCGGCGCTGTGAGCGCGCGCGACCGAGGCGACGGTCCCGTCCCACGCCAGCGGCTCGAGGCCGTGTTCGGCCCGGCGTTCGTTGACCTCGGCGTGGACGAAGTCCTCGACGGTCACCGAGTCGATCGTCTCGACGTCGGTTTCGTAACTCGAGCGGCCGGGATCGTCGGCGTCCGTTACCTCGGGGTTGCGCTCGCCGGCCGGCGGCGGCTCGGAACTGGGGCTCGGCGCGGAATCGAAGCCGCCCTCGATCCGAATGTCGTCGGGGTCCTCGAGATCCTCGAGGGTAATCGGCGAGACGAGCAGTGTTCCAACCGCGAGCGCCCCGATCAGCAGGATGACGACGGCGAGGTTAAACAGAGCCCGGAGGACCGCGCGATCAGCACCGGCGCCGTTGCTCCGATCGGTGTCCGCCCCGCTCGTCCGGGTTGACGGGTCTCGCCGGTCCATCGTACCTACGTGAGGCCATCACGAAGCGGCATAAGGGAGCCGCGGTCGGTTGCAGCACGTGATAAGCACGTTGCAGTGTGTTCCGCGTCGTGGCGCTTGGGCTACGCCTCTCCGGTGCCGAAGATCGTCTCGTGGATCCCGATCACGAGCCCCGGAACGACGGCCATGAAGAGGTGTTCCTCGAGCGGGATGCCGGCGATCTCGATACCCGTACGCAGTTTGATGTCGAAGACGCCGACGGCGAGGGTGTAGCGATCCCAGACGTACGCGATCGGGTACAGCGCGAGGATCGTGACCGCAGCCCGCCGGAGCGCGTTGGCCCGACGCAACAGGAGGGCGGCGACGGTCCCCCAGAACAGTTCGGTCGCGAGGTAGGTGTAGCGGCCGAAGACGCTGATATCGACCATCACGCGCCCAGCTTCAACGCCGACACCAAAAATCCCCCTACTAATCGCCGCTTGGATAAAACGGGCAGCACGTTAAATACCTCGGCGACAGTACGTCTATCCAGAAGGATGAATATCGCTGATATCGCCACCCAGGAGTACATCGAAGTCGACGTCGGCACGCGCATGGGGAAAGTCCGTTCTATGTTCGAGGACGGCAACCCCAAAGGAATCATCGTCACCAACGACGGGGAATACGAGGGCGTCATCAGCGAGCGGGAGGTCCTCCAGTCGCACGTCGAGGACGACGCCAAGGTGAAGGCGCTGACGAAGCCGAGCCGGAACGCGCCGGCCCCGCAGGTCGACCGCGAGGAAGACGTCCGCGAGACCGCACGCGTGCTGGTCGAGAGCAACGCGAAGGTCGCGCCGGTCTTCGAGAACGGCGACCTCTGGGGCGTCATCACCGACGACGCCATCCTCGAGGCCGTGATCGAGAACCTCGATACGCTGACCGTCGAGGACATCTACACGGCCGATCCGGTCACGATCGAGGAGGACGACGGCATCGGCCGCGCGATCAACTACCTCCGGGAGAACGGCATCTCTCGGCTGCCGGTCCTCAACGAGAACGGCTACCTCTCCGGCGTCGTGACGACCCACGATATCGCCGACTTCGTCATCCGCGAGAGCAACTCGACGACGACCGGCGACCGCGTGGGCGACAGCCAGCGGATGCTCGACGTGCCGGTCTACGACATCATGAACAGCCCCGTCGAGACCATCAACCTCGACGCCACCGCGAAGGACGCCGTCGAGGTCATGCTCGAGAAGGACTACGCGGGGCTGATCGTCACGCCGGAGGACGACGATCGCATCGTCATCGGCGTCATCACCAAGACGGACGTCCTCCGGGCGCTGACGTTCACCGAGGAGGAGCGCATGGACGTCCAGATCACCAACATCTCGATGCTCGACACCATCTCCCGCGAGGGCGTCGTCGAGGGCATCGAGGAGGTCGCGGACAAGTACCAGGACATGCAGGTCCACCACGCCCACGTCCGCTTCAAGGAACACAAGGAGAAACTCCGCGGGACCCCGCTGGTCCACTGCCAGATCCGCCTGCGCACGAACAAGGACCAGGTCGCCGGCACCGGCGAAGGCTACGGCGCCGAGAACGCGTTCCGGGTGGCACTCGAGAAACTCGAGCGCAACGTCTTAGAGATGAAAGGCGTCGCCAGCGACGAGGAGTACCGCGGCCAACTCCTCCGGAAGCTGAACGAACTGTAACGGTTCGACCCCGCGGCCGGTCGCTACCGGCCGCTAAATAGCAACGACAGCAGTTTTCGCTCGGCCGACCGCAGGTGCTCGTGGAAGGTCGTCGCCGAAACGTCCATTTCGGCGGCGAGTTCTTCCCCGGTCGTCTTCCGCGGCCAGTCGTAAAACCCGTTCACGTACGCCAGCAGCAGCGCCTCGTGCTGGCGGGATGTCAGCATTCCCATGACCGTCTCGTAGAGCTCCCGCTGCTGAAACAGCGGGACGGCGTAGGACTTCTGGCGCCGAGCGACGATCTCCACGTCCGGATACGCCGCCTGAAACTCCTCGATCACGTCCGAGGCGGAGTAGATCGACGGAATCTCGGCGACGATGCGAGCAGTGCCGTCGTGACTGCTCAACTCCGTTGGAATCGCTCCGGCGTCGGTTAACCCGACCGTGAAGAATTCGCCCGCCTCCTCGATTCGAACTTCGATGATGGCGTCCTCGCCGCCGCTCACGATGCGCCCCTCGATCCCCTCGTAGTCTTCGATCACCTCGAGAAACCGTTCCGGCGGTGCGCCGGAAACGCGATGGAAGATCGTATAGGCGCCCTCGCTGCGCGGCAGCAGCTGGATGAGCGTCACGTCGCCGCCGGTTTCGTCGGACATGGCGACGAGCGGATATCGAGCATCGGTAACCGTGAACTCGACTTCGACGACCGTATCGTCGGGGTTGTTTCCCTGTGACACGGTTACACACCACTAGGTAACGGAGCGACTTACAGATTGGCGTGCCGTCCGGGACGAATCGGCGCCCGGTTCAGAGTTGTGGACTTTCCTCGCCGCCCTCGAGGCCGCGGTCCGTGATCCGGAACTGGACGGACTCGCCGGCGGGTTTCGATCGGTGTTTCTCGAGGGTCGCGCGCCGGTTGCCGCCGCGGAACCGCTCGAGGCGGAGCACGACGCCGGTCCAGTGCTCCAAGGTGTTCCCGCCCAGCGGCCGCGTCCGGTCCGAATCGGGGTCGGAGAACACCTGGTTCGTCAGGACGACCGCGAGGTCGTACTTGCGCGCGAGCGAGAGCAGGTGGGTCACTTGCCGGGCGACCGTCCGCAGCGCCTCGCCCTCGTCGCCGGCGCCGGTACGCTCGAGGCGGTAGAAACCGGTCGCGCTGTCTACGACGATCAGGTCCGCGCGCTCGGCGAACTCTTCGGCGTCGCGGACCGCTTCGGCCTGTTCCTCGAAGTCGAGCGCGTCCTCGATGACGATCCTCGAGGCGACGGTTTCGACGTCGGGGTTGGTATCGCCGGCGCCCGAATCCGCTCCGTCGGACCGCGCGGCCGTCGACTCGTCCTCGACGCGAGCCGAGAGCAGTTGTTCGAACCGGTCGACCGAGACGCCCTCGGTGTCGATGTAGACCGCCGTCCCGTCGGCGACGGCCGTCTCGACGGCCGCCGAGAGCGCGAGGTTCGTCTTCCCCGCGGCCGGCGGGCCGTACACCTGCGTGACGGTCCCGCGTTCGAACCCCCCACCGAGCAGCTCGTCGACCGGGCCACAGCCGGTCGGAATCGCCTCCTCGTTCACGGGCGTGCTTGGGCCGGTCGGCGCAAAAACCCCCCGAAACCCGCCGGCGCCGCGCAAAACGCCCGCCGCCGTCGGGACGACCGGGGCTCGAGACGATCCGGTTGCCCCGGCCTCGGCCCCGGGCCGAACACGTACACGTTTATTCGCCGCGACCACGAAGGCCGACCCGTGATCGTCGTCGCAACGTCGGACTTCGAGGTGTACCACGGCGTCGTCAACGAGCTTCGCGACCGCGGCACCGAGTTCACGACCGTCGAGCCGGACGCGGAGCTCCCCGAGCGGACCGCGGTCGTCGTCACCGGCGCCGACCACGCCGACGACTTCGCCGACGTCACCACGATCGTCGCCGATCCCGACGATCCGCGGCGGGCCGTCGATCAGGCGCTGACCGCGGTCCGGGGCGACGGCGGCCGGACGATCATCGGCGTCGATCCGGGGCGCAAACCCGGCATCGCCGTCCTCGCGGGCGAGATGGTCGTCGCCGCCTTCCAGGTGCCCCTGGCCGACGCCGTCGAGGTGATCGAGCGCGAGGCCAGCGAAGCCGCCGATCCGGTCGTCCGCATCGGCGACGGCTCCCGGCTCCAGAGCGCCACGCTCGTCAACGACCTCGAGGACGTCCGCGTCGAACTCGTCGACGAGACCGGGACGACGCCCTACCTCGGCACGGGCGCGCGCGGAATGGAAGACGTGCTTGCGGCAGTCAACATCGCGCGCCTCGAGGGCGAGGTGGTCGACACGCGAGAGATCGAACCGACCGCGGGGGAACTCCAGCGGATCAAGGACCGCTCGCGCGAGGAGAGCGAGCACAACCGCGCGATCGACGAGGTGTTGGCCCGCCGGGTCGCGGTCGGTGAGTTGACGATCGACGAGGCGCTGGCCGAACACCGGGGCGACGCGGATTCGGCGGACGGAGCCGATACGGATGGCGACGCCGCCACCGAGGGCAACGCCGACGCCGATGCCGACGAGTAGTGGCCGCTCCGCTCTGCTCGATCGGCGACATCCTTTGAGACCTGAATCCTCGAGACGAGTACCGCGAGTCGTCGCTCTGCAACGAGATCGGAAAGCGCTACATCACGCTGCTGAACGAGGCCGGCGTGAATCGCGGACCGCCGCCCGCTCACTCGAGAACCGCCGGGACAGTTAACAGGACGTCGTCGTGTTCGTCTTGATCCCGCTGTCAGTAAACGAGACGACCGTCCGTGACTCCTCGCAGGGCGATCCCGATCGCGAGATCGACGACGTGTTTCTGACCCCGTCGGTCTCGAGCGTCGTCTCGTAGGTCCCCGGCTCGCCGATGATGATCTCGAGGGCCGTCTCGGCGGGCAGTTCGTTCGTCCCCTCGAGCACGGTCGTCTCGTCGCGATCGATCCGGATCGAGAGGTCGCGACCGCGATCCGATTCGTTCTCGATCGTGAGACGGTGATAGATGGTCTCGTCATCGATAGCTGCCGTCACGTCGGCAGCTTCCTCGTCGTCTGTCACGTTTTCGTCCTCGTCCTCATCCTCGTCCTCGTCCTCGTCTTCGGAGTCGTCGAGCACCGTCGTCGCAATCAGCACGAACGGGTCAGTTTCGAGCGTCTCGAAGGTCAGTTCCGTGTCGTCCTCGAGCACGTTGTTCGCCTCGGTTTCAGTCTTGTTTTCAGCGTTTGCTCCGGTCTGTCCCGCTGTCTCCGTCGATTCGTTCCCCCCGGTATCGCCGCCGCCGTTCGACGA is drawn from Halopiger aswanensis and contains these coding sequences:
- a CDS encoding CBS domain-containing protein encodes the protein MNIADIATQEYIEVDVGTRMGKVRSMFEDGNPKGIIVTNDGEYEGVISEREVLQSHVEDDAKVKALTKPSRNAPAPQVDREEDVRETARVLVESNAKVAPVFENGDLWGVITDDAILEAVIENLDTLTVEDIYTADPVTIEEDDGIGRAINYLRENGISRLPVLNENGYLSGVVTTHDIADFVIRESNSTTTGDRVGDSQRMLDVPVYDIMNSPVETINLDATAKDAVEVMLEKDYAGLIVTPEDDDRIVIGVITKTDVLRALTFTEEERMDVQITNISMLDTISREGVVEGIEEVADKYQDMQVHHAHVRFKEHKEKLRGTPLVHCQIRLRTNKDQVAGTGEGYGAENAFRVALEKLERNVLEMKGVASDEEYRGQLLRKLNEL
- a CDS encoding bacterio-opsin activator domain-containing protein; amino-acid sequence: MSQGNNPDDTVVEVEFTVTDARYPLVAMSDETGGDVTLIQLLPRSEGAYTIFHRVSGAPPERFLEVIEDYEGIEGRIVSGGEDAIIEVRIEEAGEFFTVGLTDAGAIPTELSSHDGTARIVAEIPSIYSASDVIEEFQAAYPDVEIVARRQKSYAVPLFQQRELYETVMGMLTSRQHEALLLAYVNGFYDWPRKTTGEELAAEMDVSATTFHEHLRSAERKLLSLLFSGR
- the radB gene encoding DNA repair and recombination protein RadB, encoding MNEEAIPTGCGPVDELLGGGFERGTVTQVYGPPAAGKTNLALSAAVETAVADGTAVYIDTEGVSVDRFEQLLSARVEDESTAARSDGADSGAGDTNPDVETVASRIVIEDALDFEEQAEAVRDAEEFAERADLIVVDSATGFYRLERTGAGDEGEALRTVARQVTHLLSLARKYDLAVVLTNQVFSDPDSDRTRPLGGNTLEHWTGVVLRLERFRGGNRRATLEKHRSKPAGESVQFRITDRGLEGGEESPQL